From a region of the Paenibacillus segetis genome:
- a CDS encoding FeoB-associated Cys-rich membrane protein, protein MADFIIILLIASIIGFTTYRSIKKRKSGGGGCAGCSGSCSQFSSCDTKKP, encoded by the coding sequence ATGGCAGATTTTATCATCATATTGCTGATAGCAAGCATTATTGGATTCACCACCTATCGTTCAATCAAAAAGCGTAAATCAGGTGGAGGTGGGTGTGCAGGTTGCAGTGGCTCCTGCAGTCAGTTCAGCTCATGTGATACGAAAAAGCCCTGA
- a CDS encoding aldolase catalytic domain-containing protein — protein sequence MKLNQCKIVDCTIRDGGLVNNWDFSVDFVQKLYAGLNEAGVDYMEIGYKNSPKLLKGAENAGPWRFLNDDFLRKVIPQKGHTKLSALVDIGRVDENDILPRSESMLDLIRVACYIKDVDKALQLVQVFHDLGYETTINIMALSNVMENELIEAFEMIKASVVDVVYIVDSYGSLDYKDMQYLVEKFKTHLPNKRLGVHTHNNMQLAFSNTLVAVDHGVELLDASVYGMGRAAGNCPTELLVTHLKNTKYNLRPVLQVLEELLIPLREKEEWGYIIPYMITGTLDEHPRSAMALRATEDRDKSVDFYDKMTTPEVNFDKK from the coding sequence ATGAAATTAAATCAGTGTAAGATTGTAGATTGCACTATTCGCGACGGAGGTTTGGTTAATAACTGGGACTTCAGTGTGGACTTTGTGCAAAAGTTGTATGCCGGCTTAAATGAAGCGGGCGTGGATTACATGGAAATAGGATATAAAAATAGTCCGAAACTGCTCAAAGGAGCAGAAAATGCAGGTCCTTGGAGATTTCTTAACGACGATTTTCTACGTAAAGTTATTCCGCAAAAAGGGCATACGAAATTATCCGCACTGGTTGACATCGGCCGGGTAGACGAGAACGACATTCTACCACGTAGTGAAAGTATGCTCGACCTGATTCGGGTAGCTTGCTACATTAAAGACGTGGACAAGGCACTTCAACTCGTACAGGTATTTCATGATCTAGGATATGAAACTACAATTAATATCATGGCGCTATCTAATGTCATGGAGAATGAATTAATTGAAGCTTTTGAAATGATCAAGGCTAGTGTTGTCGATGTCGTGTATATCGTGGATTCCTATGGAAGTCTCGATTATAAAGACATGCAGTATCTAGTGGAGAAATTCAAAACACACTTACCTAATAAAAGACTAGGCGTGCATACTCACAATAATATGCAGCTCGCTTTCTCCAACACACTTGTAGCCGTTGATCATGGAGTTGAGTTGCTCGATGCATCTGTATATGGCATGGGCCGTGCAGCTGGTAATTGTCCAACCGAGCTTCTTGTCACACATTTGAAGAATACCAAGTACAATCTTAGACCGGTTCTTCAGGTTCTTGAGGAACTTCTAATTCCGCTCCGTGAGAAAGAAGAATGGGGATATATCATTCCATATATGATCACAGGTACTTTGGACGAGCATCCACGTTCAGCTATGGCACTTCGTGCTACAGAAGATCGTGATAAATCGGTCGATTTCTATGATAAAATGACAACTCCCGAAGTGAATTTTGACAAAAAATAA
- the feoB gene encoding ferrous iron transport protein B, which translates to MSYRFALAGNPNSGKTTLFNSLTGNNAHVGNWPGVTVERKEGKCKKTSENIMIVDLPGIYSLSPYTPEEIVARDFLTLDRPDAIINIVDATNIERNLYLTTQLLELGIPTIIALNMMDELELRGDKIDIINLEKQLGVPVVPITASKNQGITELLEKALSLELGHDLTHKNALNNSKICDTIQTISDLLTANGYSNTLYNAIKLMEKDEKIKDTLKLSPSLNLAVDKAVAQAEHQTGQEIEMMIADLRYKYITESISKFVQKGRKEGDLTFSDKIDKIVTHRILGLPIFFLIMYLVFQVAVGTIGAWVVDPFSAFLTETLPNVATEFLTWAGASEVTQGLVVGGIITGLGNILSFLPQIILLFLCLSVLEDIGYMSRVAFVMDRLFQYFGLSGKAFVPLLMGYGCSVPAIMATRTLEDEKSRRLAITLMPFMSCSARLPVYAVFAGSFFAAHQGLIVFSLYSLGIIVAMLSCLLLNKTVLKGDAAPFVMELPPYRIPTLKATTLHTWEKAKGYVIKVGTVLLTMSVAIWFLQTFNFSLQMVDDSSKSIFGVIGGAISPIFAWNGFGYIKDTGAVHWQIGAALLTGLIAKEAVVSTLGILYINQGTEELTGALSTALQTHFTPLAAFSVMVFVLLYVPCFAAIATAKKELNSWKWTLFTIAYQCGTAWLISMVVYQAGHFLGIGLA; encoded by the coding sequence ATGAGTTATCGGTTTGCATTAGCTGGTAATCCCAATAGCGGTAAAACAACTCTATTCAATAGCCTAACAGGAAACAATGCACATGTTGGGAATTGGCCTGGGGTCACCGTTGAACGAAAAGAAGGTAAATGTAAGAAGACTTCAGAAAACATAATGATCGTTGACCTCCCCGGTATTTATTCCCTTTCTCCTTACACACCAGAAGAGATTGTTGCTCGTGATTTCTTAACCCTAGATAGACCCGATGCCATTATTAACATCGTTGATGCTACAAATATTGAACGTAATCTGTATTTGACCACACAATTATTAGAGCTCGGAATTCCTACGATTATTGCCCTCAATATGATGGACGAACTTGAATTGCGTGGGGATAAAATTGACATCATCAACTTGGAGAAGCAATTAGGTGTCCCTGTTGTCCCGATTACTGCCTCAAAAAATCAAGGAATAACAGAACTGCTAGAAAAAGCCCTTTCCCTTGAGCTTGGACATGATCTCACCCATAAAAATGCTCTAAACAACTCCAAAATATGTGATACTATACAAACCATTAGCGACCTATTAACAGCCAATGGTTATTCCAACACTTTGTACAATGCGATCAAGCTGATGGAGAAAGATGAGAAAATTAAAGACACTTTAAAATTATCTCCTTCTTTGAATTTAGCTGTCGACAAAGCTGTTGCGCAAGCAGAACATCAAACGGGTCAAGAAATCGAAATGATGATTGCCGATTTACGGTATAAATACATTACGGAATCGATCTCTAAGTTTGTGCAGAAAGGCCGTAAAGAAGGCGATCTTACTTTCTCCGATAAGATTGATAAAATCGTTACTCATAGAATCTTAGGATTACCTATATTTTTCCTCATTATGTATCTAGTATTTCAAGTTGCAGTTGGTACGATTGGTGCCTGGGTCGTCGACCCCTTCTCAGCCTTCCTAACCGAGACATTACCGAATGTGGCAACGGAATTTTTAACTTGGGCTGGAGCATCTGAAGTAACTCAAGGTTTAGTTGTAGGCGGTATAATAACCGGTCTAGGTAATATATTATCTTTCTTGCCGCAGATTATTTTATTGTTCCTATGTCTATCCGTTTTGGAAGACATTGGTTATATGTCAAGGGTTGCCTTTGTTATGGATCGGTTGTTCCAGTATTTTGGACTTTCAGGTAAAGCCTTCGTACCTTTGCTGATGGGATATGGATGTTCGGTTCCCGCCATCATGGCAACGCGAACTCTCGAGGATGAAAAAAGCCGACGTCTTGCCATTACGCTCATGCCGTTTATGTCATGTAGTGCTAGACTACCCGTTTATGCGGTATTTGCAGGCTCTTTCTTCGCCGCACATCAAGGTTTGATTGTGTTCAGTCTCTATTCTCTTGGGATCATTGTTGCTATGTTATCATGTCTTTTGTTAAATAAGACCGTGTTAAAAGGGGATGCCGCTCCCTTTGTCATGGAGCTTCCACCCTATCGTATTCCTACATTAAAAGCGACTACTTTGCATACTTGGGAAAAGGCTAAAGGGTATGTCATCAAAGTGGGAACCGTCCTTCTAACGATGTCGGTTGCCATTTGGTTTCTTCAAACCTTCAACTTCTCCTTACAAATGGTTGATGATTCATCAAAAAGTATCTTTGGTGTCATTGGTGGAGCGATATCTCCAATCTTCGCGTGGAATGGGTTTGGCTATATTAAAGATACGGGGGCAGTTCACTGGCAGATCGGGGCGGCTTTACTGACGGGGTTGATTGCTAAGGAGGCCGTTGTAAGTACTTTAGGTATTCTATACATTAATCAAGGTACGGAAGAGTTAACCGGCGCATTAAGCACTGCGCTGCAGACCCATTTCACCCCTTTAGCTGCCTTCTCGGTTATGGTCTTTGTCCTACTCTATGTACCTTGCTTTGCCGCTATTGCGACAGCGAAGAAAGAGTTGAACTCGTGGAAATGGACCTTATTCACCATCGCCTATCAGTGTGGAACAGCATGGCTAATTTCAATGGTCGTTTATCAGGCGGGACATTTTCTGGGCATCGGACTTGCATAA
- a CDS encoding putative bifunctional diguanylate cyclase/phosphodiesterase, which yields MMQIKVEEKTKIIQIFIGLTVMLCVIQLSASTDLLPISGNVLRAMHLLAGFSCAAMSFAIFTQGWILFTDKLSRQRLYSAVLFSILGILDIFHIAAFSSFNFFGFEPNLNLSIWFLMLSHGLGAIGMLFIFSFGDRQVSGRHKLGVFAGTVLFSLGGIILLYIYQGQLPSLLRVPGFGIGEQIAMIGIPFLYGLAIFAILYRHRKERSSAALTVITALMFMMMGHYLLTVVDPLGTGLAHAAGEWFMGLSYYFVLSGVYKLTIEEPYRGQLLIETQMKHMAYHDDLTGLPNLRRMKECLGECLNSLSPSTGQIGVVVININRFKAINDSLGYSAGDKLLTEVGERLTALCLPTETVFRMGEDEFAVVMPGFSNIEAAESRAKQLLASVDPAVLIDKTEYHISLSMGLSVYPEDGVTVDEMIQYADMAVHSAKELGLDFMRYTPAMKIRTQSRVELENDMRKGLDRGEFFLEFQPQVSLDSERTVGMEALVRWNHPKRGLLPPGEFIPLAEESGLIVPLGEWVLKTACQYNKQWQLEGYEPICISVNLSMRQFRQYNLADRVDAILKEVGLEARYLELEITETMTFDIDTAFEQLHSLKRLGVHISIDDFGTGYSSLYYLKSLPIDRLKIDRSFVKEVMLDGNDAAIVSTITTMARHLKLKVTAEGVESKEQLEFLKLQNCHEGQGYLFSKPVPAGIFESQFLTRLVS from the coding sequence ATGATGCAAATCAAGGTAGAGGAAAAAACAAAAATCATTCAGATATTCATCGGTTTGACGGTTATGCTATGTGTCATCCAACTCTCTGCTTCTACAGATTTGCTACCCATTAGCGGGAATGTGCTGCGGGCAATGCACCTATTAGCTGGTTTTTCATGTGCGGCTATGTCCTTCGCTATATTCACCCAAGGATGGATTTTATTCACGGATAAACTTTCGAGACAACGACTGTATTCCGCCGTTTTATTTTCTATTTTGGGGATTTTGGACATATTCCATATTGCGGCTTTTAGTAGTTTTAATTTTTTTGGCTTTGAACCGAACCTTAATTTATCAATTTGGTTCCTTATGCTCTCTCATGGGCTTGGGGCCATAGGAATGCTATTCATTTTTAGCTTTGGAGATCGACAGGTATCGGGAAGACATAAGCTGGGTGTTTTTGCGGGAACCGTGCTTTTCAGTCTCGGTGGAATCATTCTTTTATACATATATCAGGGGCAACTTCCAAGCTTATTGAGAGTGCCTGGTTTTGGAATTGGAGAACAAATCGCAATGATTGGCATTCCATTTCTGTATGGCTTGGCTATTTTTGCAATTTTATATCGTCATCGTAAAGAACGTTCATCTGCTGCTCTGACGGTTATCACGGCACTTATGTTTATGATGATGGGACATTATTTACTAACGGTGGTTGATCCTTTAGGGACGGGATTGGCACATGCTGCAGGCGAATGGTTTATGGGGTTGTCCTACTATTTTGTTCTGAGTGGTGTTTATAAGTTAACCATCGAGGAGCCTTATCGGGGGCAACTATTAATTGAAACTCAAATGAAGCATATGGCATATCATGACGATTTGACAGGTCTTCCTAATTTGCGTCGTATGAAAGAATGTTTGGGAGAGTGCTTGAACTCATTAAGTCCTTCAACAGGTCAGATCGGTGTTGTTGTTATTAATATTAACCGGTTCAAGGCAATTAACGATTCTCTGGGGTACAGTGCAGGTGACAAGTTGCTCACGGAAGTGGGAGAGCGGCTTACGGCACTTTGCTTACCTACAGAAACTGTATTTCGCATGGGAGAAGACGAGTTTGCTGTCGTTATGCCTGGATTTAGCAATATCGAAGCGGCAGAGTCAAGAGCGAAACAACTTCTGGCTTCTGTTGATCCTGCGGTCTTGATCGATAAGACGGAGTATCATATATCCCTTAGTATGGGGTTGTCTGTGTACCCTGAGGATGGGGTTACAGTAGATGAGATGATTCAATATGCTGACATGGCTGTACATAGTGCTAAAGAACTTGGGTTGGATTTTATGCGGTATACTCCAGCTATGAAAATTAGAACTCAATCTAGAGTGGAACTAGAGAATGATATGCGAAAAGGCTTGGACCGGGGAGAGTTCTTCCTAGAGTTTCAACCGCAAGTGAGCCTTGATTCTGAACGAACCGTTGGTATGGAGGCGTTGGTCAGATGGAATCACCCTAAGCGGGGCTTACTTCCTCCTGGAGAGTTTATACCGCTAGCAGAAGAAAGTGGCTTGATCGTTCCATTAGGTGAATGGGTGTTGAAAACGGCATGTCAATACAATAAGCAATGGCAGCTCGAAGGGTATGAGCCTATATGTATTTCTGTTAATTTATCGATGCGTCAGTTCCGACAATATAATCTGGCTGATCGGGTTGATGCAATCCTTAAGGAAGTTGGCTTGGAGGCGCGTTACTTAGAGCTTGAAATTACGGAAACGATGACATTTGATATTGATACGGCATTTGAACAACTGCATAGTTTGAAGCGACTTGGCGTACATATTAGTATCGATGACTTCGGAACAGGTTATAGCTCGCTATATTACTTAAAAAGTTTGCCGATTGATCGGCTCAAAATTGACCGTTCTTTCGTGAAAGAGGTTATGTTGGACGGGAATGATGCAGCTATTGTGTCTACGATAACTACGATGGCGCGTCATTTGAAGCTGAAGGTAACGGCTGAAGGCGTGGAGAGTAAGGAGCAACTTGAATTTCTAAAACTCCAGAACTGTCACGAAGGTCAAGGTTATTTATTTAGTAAACCTGTACCTGCTGGGATCTTTGAATCGCAGTTTCTTACACGACTGGTAAGCTGA
- a CDS encoding ATP-binding protein, giving the protein MLSEFQKTLLQSVKAFQSTQLVKNKYENVLQHLDSGIILFDSEGVLTFVNVEMAKLMELPRQSLIGCNLLQMLRHPHLSRYLKRKVIRIYRETFLYGKKFHELVDEYGRNWLITITYGDQMDGDFLLSVKDVSDYKRIEQTAYHNDKLAMLGKISAAIAHEIRNPLTSIRGFIQLLRPHLIQLGRDEYARIILAEIDRANDIIHEFLNSSKPSAPLKSVIDIPTLLGEVVLLTESEALMKNCEIVLSLPEDSSMTVSIDTKQIKQVLLNIIKNAMEAIEEMDAEHRGMIDISAHSEGELVYITIRDNGNGMDQNLMNRLFDPFFTTKEKGTGLGLSVSYRIIKNHRGHISVDSTKGIGTVFEITLPMVDSKSAVVGASQ; this is encoded by the coding sequence TTGTTGAGTGAATTCCAGAAAACTTTGCTTCAGTCGGTTAAGGCATTTCAGTCGACCCAACTTGTAAAGAATAAGTATGAGAATGTACTACAGCATTTAGACAGTGGAATAATACTGTTTGATAGCGAAGGGGTTCTAACTTTTGTCAACGTAGAGATGGCTAAATTAATGGAATTGCCGCGGCAATCACTCATAGGGTGCAACTTACTTCAAATGCTGCGTCATCCACATCTAAGTCGTTATTTGAAGAGAAAAGTCATACGAATTTATCGAGAAACATTCCTTTATGGCAAGAAATTCCATGAATTGGTTGATGAATACGGTAGAAATTGGCTTATTACGATTACGTATGGGGATCAGATGGATGGTGACTTTCTGCTTAGTGTTAAAGATGTATCAGATTATAAGCGAATAGAACAAACGGCTTATCATAATGACAAACTGGCGATGCTTGGGAAGATATCTGCAGCTATCGCACATGAAATTCGCAATCCATTGACGTCAATTCGTGGCTTTATTCAACTTCTACGTCCACATCTCATTCAACTGGGTAGGGACGAATATGCTCGTATTATTTTGGCGGAAATTGATCGTGCTAACGACATTATTCATGAATTTCTTAATTCATCGAAACCCTCAGCTCCCTTAAAAAGTGTTATTGATATCCCGACGCTGTTAGGGGAAGTAGTACTTTTAACTGAGAGTGAAGCTCTTATGAAGAATTGTGAAATTGTACTGAGCCTTCCAGAAGATAGTAGCATGACGGTTTCAATTGATACGAAACAAATAAAACAGGTTTTACTAAATATTATTAAGAATGCAATGGAAGCCATTGAGGAAATGGATGCTGAGCATAGGGGAATGATTGATATCTCTGCACATTCCGAAGGAGAGCTTGTATATATTACAATCCGAGATAATGGGAATGGTATGGATCAGAATTTAATGAATCGCTTGTTTGACCCATTCTTCACAACGAAGGAGAAGGGCACTGGTCTTGGTTTATCTGTTAGTTACCGAATAATAAAAAACCATCGGGGACATATATCTGTGGACAGTACAAAAGGTATAGGAACCGTTTTTGAGATAACTCTTCCCATGGTTGACTCGAAGAGTGCTGTGGTAGGAGCTAGTCAATAA
- a CDS encoding FeoA family protein — MMVSLKELKPNESGIITSIGGTRPIRRRLMDMGITPGARIIMRKVAPLGDPIEINIRGYELSIRKAEADQITVER; from the coding sequence ATGATGGTTTCTTTGAAAGAACTTAAGCCGAACGAGAGTGGCATCATTACAAGTATTGGGGGCACTCGTCCCATCCGTAGAAGGCTTATGGATATGGGCATTACTCCTGGCGCTAGAATTATAATGAGAAAGGTCGCACCTCTTGGCGATCCTATTGAAATTAATATTCGCGGTTACGAGCTTAGCATCCGAAAAGCGGAGGCCGACCAAATTACCGTCGAACGATAA
- a CDS encoding YwbE family protein — MNGTERKNITPGITVDIVLKKDQRTGQLTRGVVKDILTNSPNHPHGIKVRLQDGQVGRVKLIHG, encoded by the coding sequence ATGAACGGTACTGAACGCAAGAACATCACACCAGGCATCACCGTTGACATCGTTCTAAAGAAAGATCAACGCACCGGGCAATTAACGAGAGGAGTGGTTAAAGATATTCTCACTAATTCACCAAACCATCCTCACGGGATTAAAGTCCGGCTTCAAGACGGTCAGGTAGGCCGAGTAAAGCTGATACATGGATAA